In the genome of Acidimicrobiales bacterium, the window GGGAGGAGTGGTCCCGATCCCGAGAGGTCGTCGTCGGGATCGTCGTCCAGCGGCACGGGCCGCGACCTTACCGACGGGCGCGCCGACGCGGTCCGCGCCCCCCTCCCCGCCCTAGCATTGGGACGTGGGCACCCCGCCGACCGGCGACACCTGGCTGGCGCTGACCAGCGAGCCGCTCCCCGTCGGCGCGGCCGCCGACTGGGCCGTGCTGCCCCGCTGCGGCGCGGTCGTGCTGTTCTCCGGCACGGCCAGGGACCACGCCGAGGGCCGGCCAGGGGTGAGCCTGCTCGAGTACGAGGCCTACGAGGAGCAGGTCGTGCCCCGGCTGGCGGCGATCGCCGGCGACTGCAGGGCCCGCTGGCCCGACCTCGGACGGGTGGCGCTGCTCCACCGGGTCGGGCCCGTGCCCGTCGGGGAGTCCTCGGTCGTCGTCGCCGTCTCCGCGCCCCACCGCCAGGAGGCCTTCGCCGCCGCCCGCCACGCCATCGACACGCTGAAGGCCACCGTCCCCATCTGGAAGCGGGAGACCTGGGAGGGCGGCAGCGCCTGGGGCCTCGACGCCAAGGCCGTCGGCGACGTCGCCGAGGTGGCCCGTGGGTAGCCTCGCCTTCCTCCTCGTGGCCGGCCTGCTGATCCTCGTCGGCTCGATGATCCTCTGGCTCCGCGAGCGCAAGCCGTCCTCGATGGAGTCGGGCATCGAGGAGTTCTCGCGGGAGATGCGGGCGCTCGCCCCCGAGCGCCGGACGTCGGCCGATGGCCCGAGGCGGCGCCGCTCGGCCCGACCCGGCGGCCGCGCCGCCGCGGAGGGCTGAGCCCTGGCCCGCGACCTCGCCATCGACCTCGGCACCGCCAACACGCTCGTCTACGCCAAGGGCAAGGGCATCGTCCTCAACGAGCCCTCGGTGATCGCCCTGAACAGCCAGACCGGCGAGGTGCTGGCGATGGGCCGCGAGGCGTGGCAGATGATCGGCAGGACCCCCGGCTACATCGTCGCCGTCCGCCCGCTGCGCCAGGGCGCCATCACGGACTTCGACATCACCCAGCGCATGATCCGCCTGCTGCTCCAGCGGGCCGGGGTGAGCAAGTTCAACCGGCCGCGGGTGGTGATCTGCGTGCCGTCGGCCATCACCGAGGTCGAGCGCCGGGCCGTGACCGAGGCGGCCAGGCGGGCCGGGGCGGCCGACGCCCAGCTGCTCGAGCAGCCCATGGCCGCGGCCATCGGCGCCGGCCTGCCCATCAACGAGCCGCTCGGCAACATGGTCGTGGACGTGGGCGGCGGCACGTCGGAGACGGCCGTCATCAGCCTCGGCGGGGTCGTCGCCCTCCAGGCCATCCGGGTCGGCTCCTTCGACGTCGACAGCTCCATCCAGACCTTCATCCGCCGGGAGTACGGCATCGCCGTCGGGGAGCGGACGGCCGAGGAGATCAAGATGGCGATCGGCTCGGCGTGGCCGACCGACGACGAGATGAAGGCCGAGGTCCGGGGCCGCGACCTCATGACCGGCCTGCCAAAGACCGTGATCCTCTCGCCCGAGGAGGTGCGGGAGGCGATCGAGGAGCAGGTGAGCACGATCGTGGACTCGGTCGTGCAGTGCCTCGGCCAGGCCCCGCCCGAGCTGGCCCAGGACCTCATCGCCCACGGCATGTACCTGGTCGGAGGGGGCGGGATGCTGCGCGGCCTCGACCGCCGCATCGCGGAGGAGACCGAGATCCCCGTCCACCTCGTCGACGCCCCGTTGGAGTGCGTCGTGCTCGGCGCCGGCCGCGTGATCGAGGCCTACGACGCCCTGAAGGTGATGTTCATGGGAGCCCGCCGGTAGCACGCCGGGGTCGCGGCGCGGCTAGGTTGCGCGATCGACCGTGACGGACGTCTCATCCCGGGGGGGCAGTGAGCGACCAGCTGACGCGGGCGACGGGTGAGGCCACCTCAGGAGCGACCGCCCCCGTCGTGCTCGCCGTGCGCAACCTCGAGGTCGTCTACGGCGACGTCATCCTCGTGCTGCGGGGGGTCAGCCTCGACGTCCGCACGGGCCAGATCGTCGCCCTCCTCGGCGCCAACGGGGCCGGCAAGACGACCCTGCTGCGGGCCATCACCGGGCTGCTGCCCGTGCACCGCGGCGAGATCACGAAGGGCACCGTCGAGCTCGAGGGCGAGCGGCTCAACGGCCGGGACGCGGCCTGGATCGTCCGCCGCGGGGTCTCGCAGGTGATGGAGGGGCGGCGGATCTTCGCCGAGCTCTCCGTCGACGAGAACCTCCGCGCCGGGGCGTTCACCCGCAGGGACAAGGCGGAGGTGCGGTCCGGCTACGAGCGGGTGATGGCGCTGTTCCCGAAGCTGGCCGAGCGCCGCCGCCAGACCGCCGGCTACCTGTCCGGCGGGGAGCAGCAGATGCTGGCCATCGGCCGGGCGCTGATGGCGTCGCCCCGCGTGCTCCTGCTCGACGAGCCGTCGCTCGGGCTCGCCCCGCTCGTCGTCGAGCAGATCAGGGACATCATCGCCGAGGTCAACCGCCAGGGCACGAGCGTGCTGCTGGTCGAGCAGAACGCCACGATGGCGCTGTCCATCGCCGACCACGGGTTCGTCCTC includes:
- a CDS encoding rod shape-determining protein, which encodes MARDLAIDLGTANTLVYAKGKGIVLNEPSVIALNSQTGEVLAMGREAWQMIGRTPGYIVAVRPLRQGAITDFDITQRMIRLLLQRAGVSKFNRPRVVICVPSAITEVERRAVTEAARRAGAADAQLLEQPMAAAIGAGLPINEPLGNMVVDVGGGTSETAVISLGGVVALQAIRVGSFDVDSSIQTFIRREYGIAVGERTAEEIKMAIGSAWPTDDEMKAEVRGRDLMTGLPKTVILSPEEVREAIEEQVSTIVDSVVQCLGQAPPELAQDLIAHGMYLVGGGGMLRGLDRRIAEETEIPVHLVDAPLECVVLGAGRVIEAYDALKVMFMGARR
- a CDS encoding ABC transporter ATP-binding protein; this translates as MLAVRNLEVVYGDVILVLRGVSLDVRTGQIVALLGANGAGKTTLLRAITGLLPVHRGEITKGTVELEGERLNGRDAAWIVRRGVSQVMEGRRIFAELSVDENLRAGAFTRRDKAEVRSGYERVMALFPKLAERRRQTAGYLSGGEQQMLAIGRALMASPRVLLLDEPSLGLAPLVVEQIRDIIAEVNRQGTSVLLVEQNATMALSIADHGFVLENGRVVKDGPAADLLADKDIQEFYLGIGDAGRKSFRDVKTYRRKKRWSA
- a CDS encoding molybdenum cofactor biosynthesis protein MoaE, whose amino-acid sequence is MGTPPTGDTWLALTSEPLPVGAAADWAVLPRCGAVVLFSGTARDHAEGRPGVSLLEYEAYEEQVVPRLAAIAGDCRARWPDLGRVALLHRVGPVPVGESSVVVAVSAPHRQEAFAAARHAIDTLKATVPIWKRETWEGGSAWGLDAKAVGDVAEVARG